Within the Salvia hispanica cultivar TCC Black 2014 chromosome 4, UniMelb_Shisp_WGS_1.0, whole genome shotgun sequence genome, the region actacaattagcaagaagcaacacacacacacacacacacacacacacacacacaaggTAAATATGGAAAGAGCAAAGCTTACAATGGCGGCATTGGCCTTGTTTGCAGTGGCGGCGTTTCTCCTGGCGCCGGGAGCGACCGCGCTGGTGCCTTACACCCCTCGGTCAATATGGGATCTGATGCTACCCCCAGAAGACCCCTTCAAGATCCTAGAACAGTCACCTCTTGCCGCAGCCAGAGCAGCCGCGGACGAGAATGCAGTTGCTCTGGCGCGGGCGGACTGGAGGGAGACGGAGAGCGAGCACCAGATCACGCTGGACATCCCCGGCATGAAAAAGGAGGACATCAAGATCGAGGTGGAGGAGAACCGCGTGCTACGCGTGAGCGGCGAGCGGAGGACGGAGGAGGAGGTGAAGGACGAGCGGTGGCACAGGGTGGAGCGCACCGCCGGCAAGTTCTGGCGCCAGTTCAAGATGCCTGCGAACGCCGACATGGAGAAGGTGAGCGGACGGCTGGAGGAGGGTGTGCTGAGGATAACAGTGCCCAAGTTGAAGGAAGAGGAGATAAAAAAGGAGCCTAAAGTCATCGCCATTGATGTCGCCGCTGCGGATCATAAGGACAAGGATGCTGTCAAGCCCCCTTCCGACAAGAAAGAGCTCTGAGCTGCATTTGCATGTCATTGTCTACTCATCATGTGTGTTTCTAATTTCTTCGGtttcttcattttgttttgCTGAAATGGATCTTTTTGTATGAGAGTTGGGTGTCTTATTATTCCAAATAATATCAGTTTTCATTAATCATTTACACTTTGCATTACAACTAAGAAATGTTTTCGTTTCACACtttgcattttctttttttcaattaaatactccctcagttccaaagagtatgaatatttggttcggcacgagttttaatggttaacgagagatagaaagaaaatttttttaaagtattgttagcgGAAAATTGGTCTCACCTCATAAGAgataaaatgaattttcaaaattagaagttcatacttttttagggacggactaaaaagaaaatagttcatacttttcagggacagagagagtatagCCATATCCAAAATCGCTCGTTTTACCCACaggaaatatgaaaaaaatatgagtgaaagtTCACTGTTGTATTGCTGAAAAAGATAATCAACATGGACTACATAAcgggtgttcggtttgcaagattgtatcccggatcaaatatgtagtgtgtttaGTTCTTGAGATTCAATCCCAcaattcaatcctagatggataatcatgaaataattagtcatagatAACGCcttatgactaaaataatctcataattcaatcctagattgtatcttggtattaATTTATCTAGGAAAGCGTACAccatctatatatacatagcTGATTATAGTTAAGTGAATGGATGATGGACTAATATGTGGTTATAGCCGAAAAGAAATCCAATACTAATgagacaaagggagtataagaTAGGGAGTATAAGATAAACGAATTTGAAGAATATAAAATCGGTGAAA harbors:
- the LOC125185212 gene encoding 18.1 kDa class I heat shock protein-like, with translation MERAKLTMAALALFAVAAFLLAPGATALVPYTPRSIWDLMLPPEDPFKILEQSPLAAARAAADENAVALARADWRETESEHQITLDIPGMKKEDIKIEVEENRVLRVSGERRTEEEVKDERWHRVERTAGKFWRQFKMPANADMEKVSGRLEEGVLRITVPKLKEEEIKKEPKVIAIDVAAADHKDKDAVKPPSDKKEL